From Salminus brasiliensis chromosome 12, fSalBra1.hap2, whole genome shotgun sequence:
TCTGGTTCCTCTGGGTCACCTAGCCCCAGTCGCCGCCGACACGACAATCGTAGGCGTTCACGTTCAAAGTATGCTGCGTTTTTCACTTGTAGTGTCTGTGTAATGCATCTGTATATACATTAAAGGTCTTATATTTTGTGGGAAAATATAACTTTTAATCTGAGAATTGAGAGTGCTTAGTAATTTTCTAACAGCTGCATTATCTCCACTAGGGCAGATGTTTAGTACACAGGGCATGGATGTGTGatcttgggtgtttttttgtACAATCTAATGTTACATAGCAATATAAAAATAGCTTAATGCTTAAATATTTAGTTCAGAAGTACTAAACAACGTCTTGAAGACCAGTGGAGCAGACAGTTTTGAATTTTACAGCAGAAGCTTTTGAAGAACCAATAGCTAGAAGTACCAATGTTTTATTATGTTTAATGTGCCCTGTGTGATTTAAACAGCTTGGATTTGGCAGCAGTGGCACTTTACAGCAATAACTTATCAGAACCCAGTATTTACACAGCACAGAGTAATATTGCAAATGAGGAAGCAACACTCACTATTCAGTATTGTGGATGTCCAGACATAAACTGGTTCACCATTAGTTTTCATTCATTGTTATACATACTGACATACGTTTCTTATAATATTTTGAGGACTAGAAGGTAGCAAGGACCAATCTGAATGTGTAATAACTGCTGTGCAGGTCTAAATCGCAGAAAAAGGGTGATGACAAAGAGCGAAAGAGAAGGAGTCCTAGTCCGAAACCTACCAAACTTCATCTCGGAAGACTGACTAGGAATGTCACCAAGGTGAGATGTATACTAGATATTTTCTTTTCACAGCTTTCTTATGTTAAACAACTTCAACTTACAAGCATCTGTCCTTATGGACCATGTTTAATTTTAGGATCACATTCAAGAGATTTTCTCAACCTATGGGAAGATCAAAATGATTGACATGCCACCCGACCGGTTTCATCCAAACTTGTCAAGGGGCCATGCCTATGTCGAATATGAGACCCCAGAGGAAGCCCAGAAGGCCCTTAAGCACATGGACGGAGGTAagttgttgcaattctgtatgTAGGAATAGAGGGAAAATAATTTTTCAGTGATCGGAAGTATCTGCAGGTCTTCCTCTGCATGTAACTTAAGTGTGCAATTTGTGCAAGGCcccattattatgattattttcttTAGTGTTGCATTTTCTTTCACTGAGCAAGCAACATGTACATGAAAATGATTTGATGACACCCAAACAATAAGAGCCTGAAAATCACCACAAGTACCTGTGCCTGTTGTGATATGTGTGCGTATATTCACTACATTTAGGTCAGATAGATGGTCAGGAAATAACAGCAACAGCTGTCCTGGCTCCAAGGGTACGGCCAGCTCCCCGCAGACTGTCTCCTCCACGACGGATGCCCCCTCCACCACCCATGTGGCGTCGAACTCCACCGCGCATGAGGCGAAGGTCAGTGTCCTTGCAATAGGCTATATGGATGCAACATGATTGGCATAATTTACTGGTTAGATTTAACTGTTCAGATTTAAAAAATGACCATAAACAAGAAACTGCAAATTTGACATGAGGTGAGCTATGAATGCATGACAGTTTTTTCCCTAAGTAGAAGGCAAGTTTAAGTAGTTCATCTTGTGCAAAATCTGGTTAAACAGAATGGTGAAAGAGTTCTCAAGGTTAACTTAACTAAATATTACAAGCAAACAAGCATAACTTTGGATCATTTCAGAaaggtatacagtttattacagaGTTTGAGTGAGTATGTATGTAACTTATCACATGTTAATTAATATATGCTCAAATCAGTTTGATTGAACTGTAAAGTTTCAAGAATCTTATCTCTAATAAATACAAGTGACAAAGCCTgcataaaagtgtgtgtgtgtgtgtgtgtgtgtgtgtagatatagTCTATTTGTGTGGCATCATTTAAATTGTCAGCAACAGAA
This genomic window contains:
- the LOC140574541 gene encoding RNA-binding protein with serine-rich domain 1-like codes for the protein MAPSPTKRRERSEDKARERGKEKAGAKEGAEKERGRDKNRKRRSNSTGSSSSRSRSSSSSSSSSGSSSGSSSGSSSSSGSSRSGSSSSSRSSSSSGSSGSPSPSRRRHDNRRRSRSKSKSQKKGDDKERKRRSPSPKPTKLHLGRLTRNVTKDHIQEIFSTYGKIKMIDMPPDRFHPNLSRGHAYVEYETPEEAQKALKHMDGGQIDGQEITATAVLAPRVRPAPRRLSPPRRMPPPPPMWRRTPPRMRRRSRSPRRRSPVRRRSRSRSPGRRRHRSRSSSNSSR